A single Mastomys coucha isolate ucsf_1 chromosome X, UCSF_Mcou_1, whole genome shotgun sequence DNA region contains:
- the LOC116081471 gene encoding immunoglobulin superfamily member 1-like isoform X1, with translation MMFQTFTLFLLCICLNQGMASIAVESQAELWIESNYPQAPWENITLWCKSPSRVSSKFLLLKDNTQMIWIRPPYKTFQVSFFIGALTESTTGLYRCCYWKEKGWSKPSKILELEAPGQLPKPIFWIQAETPPLPGCNVNILCHGWLQDLVFMLFKEGYTEPVDYQVPTGTMAIFSIDNLAPENEGVYICRTHIQMLPTLWSEPSNPLKLVVAGGCGHGCWHLTIIIPGIMAG, from the exons ATGATGTTTCAGACCTTCactctttttctcctttgcatAT GTCTCAATCAGGGTATGGCTTCAATTG CAGTGGAGTCTCAAGCCGAGCTATGGATAGAGTCCAACTACCCCCAGGCCCCTTGGGAGAACATCACACTTTGGTGTAAAAGCCCCTCTCGGGTATCCAGCAAGTTCCTGCTTCTGAAGGACAACACACAGATGATCTGGATACGTCCTCCTTACAAGACCTTCCAAGTTTCATTCTTCATAGGTGCCCTTACTGAGTCCACTACAGGTCTTTATCGATGCTGCTACTGGAAGGAGAAAGGCTGGTCGAAACCCAGTAAAATTCTAGAGCTGGAAGCACCAG gCCAACTCCCTAAACCCATCTTCTGGATCCAGGCAGAGACTCCCCCTCTTCCTGGATGCAATGTTAACATCCTCTGCCATGGATGGCTTCAGGATTTGGTATTTATGCTGTTTAAAGAGGGATACACAGAGCCCGTAGATTACCAAGTCCCAACTGGGACAATGGCTATCTTCTCCATTGACAACTTGGCACCTGAGAATGAAGGGGTTTACATCTGCCGCACTCATATCCAGATGCTCCCCACTCTGTGGTCAGAGCCCAGCAACCCCCTGAAGTTGGTGGTAGCAGGTGGGTGTGGCCATGGCTGTTGGCATCTGACAATTATTATCCCAGGGATCATGGCTGGTTGA
- the LOC116081471 gene encoding immunoglobulin superfamily member 1-like isoform X2, with protein MMFQTFTLFLLCICLNQGMASIVESQAELWIESNYPQAPWENITLWCKSPSRVSSKFLLLKDNTQMIWIRPPYKTFQVSFFIGALTESTTGLYRCCYWKEKGWSKPSKILELEAPGQLPKPIFWIQAETPPLPGCNVNILCHGWLQDLVFMLFKEGYTEPVDYQVPTGTMAIFSIDNLAPENEGVYICRTHIQMLPTLWSEPSNPLKLVVAGGCGHGCWHLTIIIPGIMAG; from the exons ATGATGTTTCAGACCTTCactctttttctcctttgcatAT GTCTCAATCAGGGTATGGCTTCAATTG TGGAGTCTCAAGCCGAGCTATGGATAGAGTCCAACTACCCCCAGGCCCCTTGGGAGAACATCACACTTTGGTGTAAAAGCCCCTCTCGGGTATCCAGCAAGTTCCTGCTTCTGAAGGACAACACACAGATGATCTGGATACGTCCTCCTTACAAGACCTTCCAAGTTTCATTCTTCATAGGTGCCCTTACTGAGTCCACTACAGGTCTTTATCGATGCTGCTACTGGAAGGAGAAAGGCTGGTCGAAACCCAGTAAAATTCTAGAGCTGGAAGCACCAG gCCAACTCCCTAAACCCATCTTCTGGATCCAGGCAGAGACTCCCCCTCTTCCTGGATGCAATGTTAACATCCTCTGCCATGGATGGCTTCAGGATTTGGTATTTATGCTGTTTAAAGAGGGATACACAGAGCCCGTAGATTACCAAGTCCCAACTGGGACAATGGCTATCTTCTCCATTGACAACTTGGCACCTGAGAATGAAGGGGTTTACATCTGCCGCACTCATATCCAGATGCTCCCCACTCTGTGGTCAGAGCCCAGCAACCCCCTGAAGTTGGTGGTAGCAGGTGGGTGTGGCCATGGCTGTTGGCATCTGACAATTATTATCCCAGGGATCATGGCTGGTTGA